The Dethiosulfovibrio peptidovorans DSM 11002 nucleotide sequence GCTGGACCTCGGCGGCGACCTTGTCGGCACCGTCTCGATCGGATTTGTTTATCACGAAAAGGTCGGCTATCTCCATAATTCCGGCCTTCATTATCTGCATATCGTCGCCCATCCCGGGGACCAACACCAGACATACGGTGTCGGCAATCTTAACCACATCTATCTCGGACTGACCGACTCCCACGGTCTCCACGATGACGATATCCTTGCCGCAGGCGTCTAGAATGAGAGCACCTTCGTAGGTGGATTTGCTCAGTCCACCTAGGGAACCACGGCTCCCCATACTCCTGATGTATACATCAGGATCTCCACTATGCTCCTGCATCCTAATACGGTCCGCAAGGATGGCCCCTCCGCTGAAAGGACTGGAGGGGTCCACCGCTATTATGCCGACCGTCTTTCCCTGCCCGCGGAACGATGCGATCATCCTGTTGACCAGCGAGCTCTTACCCGATCCCGGACTTCCGGTCACACCGATTATATGGGCTTTCCCGGTATGAGGATATATCTCTCTCATGATCTTCTCGGACCTAGCCGTCTCGTTCTCTACCTCAGAGATCAGACGGGCCATGGCCCTGACGTCTCCGGACAGGGCTTTCTCTATCATCGATCTACTCGGCTTCCCGTTTCTTGGCGACCGCTTCTTTCAACCACGTGGCACAGGTCGACGTAGGCGTTCCGGGACCGAAAATAGCGCCAGCTCCCATCTCCGTCAAAGAAGGGATATCGGCTTCCGGTATGACCCCACCGCCGAAGACTATAATGTCCTTTGCGTCTTTTTCGGCAAGGCCCTCTATTATGGCCTTGAAATAATGATGATGAGCTCCGGAGAGTATGCTTATTCCGATGGCGTCAACGTCCTCCTGGATCGCGGTGTCCACGATCTGATCGACGGTCTGACGAAGACCGGTGTAGATTACCTCCATGCCGGCATCCCTGAGAGCTCTGGCAATTACCTTGGCTCCTCGGTCATGGCCGTCGAGGCCAGGTTTCGCTACGAC carries:
- the meaB gene encoding methylmalonyl Co-A mutase-associated GTPase MeaB → MIEKALSGDVRAMARLISEVENETARSEKIMREIYPHTGKAHIIGVTGSPGSGKSSLVNRMIASFRGQGKTVGIIAVDPSSPFSGGAILADRIRMQEHSGDPDVYIRSMGSRGSLGGLSKSTYEGALILDACGKDIVIVETVGVGQSEIDVVKIADTVCLVLVPGMGDDMQIMKAGIMEIADLFVINKSDRDGADKVAAEVQLMLKMFHDGTGWYQPVTLTSAETGSGLEELSDTIERHRRYLETSEEGELRLKRRLQWEVEEIVRRRIAKATELAWDRRQEESVLENLYRKETDPYRVAQDVLVSALDEVRSGQYV
- a CDS encoding cobalamin B12-binding domain-containing protein, with product MSDRKIRVVVAKPGLDGHDRGAKVIARALRDAGMEVIYTGLRQTVDQIVDTAIQEDVDAIGISILSGAHHHYFKAIIEGLAEKDAKDIIVFGGGVIPEADIPSLTEMGAGAIFGPGTPTSTCATWLKEAVAKKREAE